Proteins encoded together in one Solanum lycopersicum chromosome 7, SLM_r2.1 window:
- the gad2 gene encoding 2-oxoglutarate-dependent dioxygenase 2, producing the protein MADLLSNWSSTLEAVPKSHCIPEHERPSDPVEIGDSIPVIDLGKANGEERSVVVKDLLKAFEEYGFFQIINHGVPVDLMDEAMKVYKEFFSLPAEEKENYAKDAANNTNRGAATLYSSSAKHYDSEEHRYWRDVLEHSCNLDGEDKKTWPDNPPRYREVIGAYGDELRRVSKVILGMLSEGLGLEAGFFDKELGQRMLVNHYPACPNPSLTLGVGGHCDPNLITIIQQEVYGLQILKDDKWIGVQPIRNAFVVNSGLPITVYSNGKLTSVAHRVVTNTTESRTSIGTFICPHEIVEPAKALVGPENPPQFKPFHWGIDFMPHYLSKKSVYHASLEPFKTEAN; encoded by the exons ATGGCGGATCTTCTCTCGAACTGGTCAAGCACATTAGAAGCAGTTCCTAAAAGTCATTGCATCCCAGAGCATGAAAGACCATCAGATCCAGTTGAAATTGGCGACAGTATTCCAGTCATTGATTTGGGAAAAGCTAATGGTGAAGAACGAAGTGTTGTTGTTAAAGATCTGTTGAAAGCTTTTGAAGAATATGGGTTTTTTCAG ATAATCAATCATGGAGTACCTGTAGATCTAATGGATGAAGCAATGAAAGTGTACAAAGAATTTTTCAGTCTTCCAgctgaagaaaaagaaaattatgcaaAAGATGCAGCTAATAATACCAATAGGGGTGCAGCTACACTGTACAGTAGCAGTGCTAAGCATTATGATTCAGAGGAGCATCGTTACTGGAGAGATGTGTTGGAACATAGCTGCAATCTTGATGGAGAAGACAAAAAAACTTGGCCCGATAACCCTCCAAGATATAG GGAGGTTATTGGTGCCTATGGTGATGAATTGAGAAGGGTGAGCAAAGTTATCTTGGGTATGTTAAGTGAAGGGCTAGGTTTGGAGGCAGGGTTCTTTGACAAAGAACTTGGGCAGAGAATGCTTGTGAATCACTATCCAGCATGTCCAAATCCAAGTTTAACTTTGGGAGTTGGTGGACATTGTGATCCTAATCTCATAACCATTATCCAACAAGAAGTCTATGGTCTTCAAATATTGAAGGATGACAAATGGATTGGTGTGCAGCCTATTCGCAATGCATTTGTGGTTAATTCTGGTTTACCAATTACG GTATATAGCAATGGAAAGCTAACTAGTGTTGCACATCGTGTGGTGACAAACACAACTGAGTCACGAACCTCCATTGGTACTTTTATTTGCCCACATGAGATTGTTGAACCTGCAAAAGCACTTGTTGGTCCTGAGAATCCTCCACAGTTCAAACCCTTCCATTGGGGAATCGATTTTATGCCACATTACCTCAGCAAGAAATCAGTGTACCACGCTTCATTGGAGCCCTTCAAAACAGAAGCTAATTAA